Sequence from the Clostridium butyricum genome:
CTGTATCAGAAATGGCTATGCTTACCTGCTCAATTGATGATGCTACAGCCTCTGACATCTTTGATAACTCATCTGACATTTTGCTTATAAATTCCCCATCATTATTATACGTTTCACCAATCTTACCATATTGATTCAAATCTTCTTTTACATCAGTTTTAATAAATTTTAAAATTTCACTACTGTTATTGGAAAGATTTTTAAATGCTGCTTCAACTCTTTCAATTGTACTTTGAATAGTTCCAACTGATTCTGAAGATTCTTCTGCAAGTTGTCTTACTTCTTCTGCAACAACTGCAAATCCCTTTCCAGATTCTCCTGCTCTTGCTGCTTCAATAGCTGCATTTAACGCTAGAAGATTAGTCTGTTCAGCTATACCTGCTATTGCTTCTGCCATAACCTTAATTTCTTCAACTACTTTTGATTCTTCAATTGCTTTATTTATATATCTTTCTCTTTCATGATATACATCTCTTGTATTATTAATAGCTAATTTACTATTTTTAAGTATTGATTCAGCTCTTTCTTTTATTTCCATAGAATTAGAAGTGCCAGTTTCAGCTCTAGCTGATAATTCTTGCATGTTTGCAGTTATTTCTTCAATTGAAGCATATATTTCTTCAACTGTTCCACTATTATTTTCTGCATTTTTGTCTATTTTCTCTATATATTCTTCTGCACTTTCAAGTGTTGAACATAATTGATTTATTGTCTCTGAAAGGTTTGTGTTTAATGTAAGTACATTTTTAGTATTATCTGAGCATAGCTTTATTATTTCTCTTAAATTATGCTGAGCCTTGTTTAAAGAATTAGCAATAGCACCATATTCATTATCCATAGTTATGTCTATATCTTGAGAAATATCTAATATGCTAATTCTATCTGCCAATTGCTTTATTTTTTCTAAAGGCTTTAACATACTGCTTATGGTAGAGAATATTAATCCCCCACCAATTACAATCGCTATAGCAATTGATATTATTGTTACTGTAACACTTGTCTTAAACCCTATTCCTATAATTACTCCATTTAATATCATTATCATATAGATAAGAAATAACCTTACCTTAACAGATTTAAAAAAGCTTATTTGTTTATTTTCTTCCATGAATATGCCTCCCTATTTATTACTGTATTGTATATATTTTTTATCCCTATTTATGATTTTAAAGTATTAATTGTATTTTTTTATAAAATTATACAACTTTTTCATTATAAGAATAACATTAATAAATATTTTTTTCAACTTGGGCATATTATTGCAATGTTAATTATCTATCTATATATTTTTTATGGTTATAGTATTTATTTATTGTAACCATAAAATCTAAAACAAAAATAATTCCTAAGAATAACAGCATAGGATTTATTATATTTCCATACAACATATATGTACTAGTAATTAATGGATTTAAATATACTACTCCAATATAGCTTAAAATACACCAATATATTGAGAAAATAAGACTAATATATCCATTAATATTATGTTTCAAATCTGAATAATCCCAGTATACTTTATTAAATAAATGCTTAAGTAAATATCCACTTATATATTCCACAGTAGTTGGAACTATCAAGCAAAAGAATATAAAAGGTATTCCCCTTATTTCTAAAAATTCATAATATATTATTAATATGGTAATAGCTATTCCATACATAGGTTTCAATGGTTCTTTAAGAAATCCATCCTTTTTAAATCTGCCTGTAGAATACTTTGAATATAATTCTTCTATTATCCATCCAGCAAAAGAATAAATTATAAATGTAAAAAATAAATACATAATTACATTACCACCAATCACTTAAGATAACTTTATTATCCCTACATAATTAGCAATTTATCCTTACTTCATATTATGTAATTTTTAATATATAAGCCACTTTTATGCATATGCTAATTTAATATTTCTACTTTTCAAAATTATAATAATTCTAATAAAAAGGATTATAATAAGTTAATTATTTTACATAATTAATCAAAAAAATATCCGCATTTTCACATGAATTATTAATTGAATTATTTATTAAATGCTACTTTTTTATTAAAGTCTGATATAATTATTTAATAATTGCTAATAAATTACTAAACATTCAGGAGGCATTATTTATGGAAAAATTATATTACGATGATCCCTATTTAAGAGATTTTACAGCTGAAATAGTTAATATTGAGGAACACCTTGGAAAATTTCGTGTAACATTAGATAAAACAGCATTCTTTCCTGGTGGGGGTGGCCAAAGCTGTGATACTGGTATGATTGGTGACCACAAAGTTATAGATGTTTATGAAGAAAATGATATTGTTTATCATATAGTTGAAAAGAAGCCTATAAAAATACATAATGTTAAGTGTAAAATAGATTCTGAAAGAAGAACTGATGGTATGTGCCAACATCTAGGACAGCACGTACTTTCTGGATGTTTCTTCAATCTTTTCAATGCAAACACATTTGCAATTCATTT
This genomic interval carries:
- a CDS encoding putative ABC transporter permease; its protein translation is MYLFFTFIIYSFAGWIIEELYSKYSTGRFKKDGFLKEPLKPMYGIAITILIIYYEFLEIRGIPFIFFCLIVPTTVEYISGYLLKHLFNKVYWDYSDLKHNINGYISLIFSIYWCILSYIGVVYLNPLITSTYMLYGNIINPMLLFLGIIFVLDFMVTINKYYNHKKYIDR
- a CDS encoding methyl-accepting chemotaxis protein — its product is MEENKQISFFKSVKVRLFLIYMIMILNGVIIGIGFKTSVTVTIISIAIAIVIGGGLIFSTISSMLKPLEKIKQLADRISILDISQDIDITMDNEYGAIANSLNKAQHNLREIIKLCSDNTKNVLTLNTNLSETINQLCSTLESAEEYIEKIDKNAENNSGTVEEIYASIEEITANMQELSARAETGTSNSMEIKERAESILKNSKLAINNTRDVYHERERYINKAIEESKVVEEIKVMAEAIAGIAEQTNLLALNAAIEAARAGESGKGFAVVAEEVRQLAEESSESVGTIQSTIERVEAAFKNLSNNSSEILKFIKTDVKEDLNQYGKIGETYNNDGEFISKMSDELSKMSEAVASSIEQVSIAISDTAKNSEETVKNTHNIKDRVNNATSAMKLALYSVDKGVKDAEKLNNMIDKFVIE